The DNA window TTCCAATCCATCTAACACTGCATCGGCTAGGTCCGGCGTTACACACGCCATATTGTAAAAGGCACCATGCAATTTCATGTGCTGCAACTCTACATCGTACTGATTGCAAAATCCTTGCAACGCACCGAGTTGGTATACCATATAGGCTCGTGCCTCATCAGGGCTAACCGCCATCTTGCGGCGTCCAAAGCCCATTAAATCAGGATATCCCGGATGAGCCCCTACGGCTACACCCTTCTCCTTGCACATCTTAACAGTGGCCTCCATGATGAGAGGATCACCGGCATGCCAACCACAAGCCACATTGGCACTAGTGACGTGATTTAACACCTCACTATCCATGCCCAATGTATAATTGCCAAAGCTTTCACCTAAATCGCTATTTAGATCTATATAATGTGACATCACTATGCTCCTCTCGTTCTTCATTTTTCTTATATGCTTGGTTTTTCTTATATTCTAATTTCCCTTATATTCTTCATCTTTTCTTTAAATTCTATAGAATATAGTAACATGATTATACAAAAAATATTGATAGCTTATCAATGATTTTTGTCATGTATACAAAATTCATATAATAACGCAAAAAAGCACTCGACGTAATGTCGAGTGCTTTCACAATCAATAGGCCTATTGTTATATGTGTGTATATGAAGAGAGTTGTAAGGGATTCAATGAAAGGGTCAATAGCCTACCGATTATTTATTGTCCTTGGATGCAGCATCATCAGCTTGTTTGCTGTGGTCTGCAGATTTATCATCATCAGATTTAGCATCGGATGTGTTAGCAGCATCCTTGTCGCTGATTACAATGTGACCATCTACAACATCAGCAAGCAAGTGTTTTGCATCGATGTGATCCAAGTAGTAATCAGTTACATTGTCACGAATTTCAGATTCAATAACACGACGTAATGGACGAGCGCCCATTGTTTTGTCATAACCTTGTTCCATCAACAAATCTTTAGCTGCATCAGTTACATCTAAGGTAATTTGTTTTTTAGCCAAAGTTTTGTTAACTTGGTCGAGCATCAAATCAACGATTTTCTTCAAATCTTCTTTGCTCAATTGATTGAATTCGATAACTGCATTGAAACGATTCAAGAATTCAGGACGGAAGAATGGAGCAATGCGGTCCATTACATCGACTTTGTTTTCATCGTTATTGTCACTGCCATAACCGAAACCTGCATTAGATGTAGCAATGATAACAGTATTTTTGAAGTTTACTGTGTTACCTTGACCATCTGTTAAGCGACCATCGTCCAATACTTGAAGAAGTAATGTAATAACTTGAGGGTCTGCTTTTTCGATTTCGTCGAATAATACGATGGAATATGGATTACGACGAACGCGTTCAGTCAATGTGTTGGAGTTATCTTCGTAACCAACGTAACCAGCTGTAGCACCAATCAATTTGGAAACTGCTGTGCGATCACTGTATTCGGACATATCCAAGCGGATGATAGCATCTTTGTTACCAAACATATCAAGTGCTAATTGTTTAGCCAATTCTGTTTTACCAACACCAGTAGGACCTACGAATAAGAAGCTACCGATTGGACGGTTACCTTCGTCAAAGCCTGCACGGTTACGACGGATTGCTTTAGATACAGCTTCTACTGCTTTATCTTGACCGATGACATGAGCTTGTAGACGAGATTTCATGTCTTTCAAGCGTTCAATATCGGATGCACCCATTTGAGATACAGGGATACCAGTCATTCTTTCAACGGCTTCCGCTACATCATTAACCTTAGCCACTACCTTTTGGTTTTCAGTGTGATTATCGATTTCTTCTTGCAATTTTTGAATACGCATCTTTTCATTAATAGCGGATTCGTAATCTTCTTTTTGAGCAAACTCTTCTTGTTTTGCTTTAGCTTCTGCAATATCTGCTTCTAATGTTTTAATATCAGTTACAGGATGTTGGGAAGCCAAGTGAGCTGCTGTTACATCGATCAAGTCGATGGCTTTATCTGGTAAGCTACGTTGAGGGATGTATTGTACAGAATAATCTACAGCTGCTTTCAACACAGCATCTGGCAATTCGATATTATGATGCGCTTCATACAATGGACGAATGCCTTGTAAAATTTTGAAAGTATCTTCTGGAGATGGTGCATTTACCTTAACTTCATTGAAACGACGAGCAAGAGCTGCGTTTTTCATGATTGTGTTACGGTATTCATCTTGTGTTGTAGCACCGATAACAGTCATTTCACCACGGGACAAAGCAGGTTTCAAGATATCTGCTAAACCTTTAGAACCTTGACCATCGCCTGTAGAACCAGCGCCCAAGATTTGGTGGATTTCATCGAAGAACAAGATAATGTTACCAGCAGCCTTAACCTCTTTGATAAGGTTTTGGATATTTTCTTCGAAGGAACCACGATATTGAGTACCAGCTTCCAAACCGGAAATATCAATGGAAATGATTTCTTTATTTTTAATAGCTGCAGGAACATCGCCATTAACAATTGCTTGTGCCAAGCCTTCTACTACAGCTGTTTTACCAACACCAGCATCACCTACGAGTACAGGATTGTTTTTAGTACGACGTGCTAAGATTTCTGCTGTTTCTTGGATTTCTTTATTACGGCCAATAACAGGATCGAGTTTACCATCACGAGCTTGTTGAGTTAAGTTTGTACCCAACTTGGCAAGGATACCATCTTGTTTCATTTTACCTTGTTGTGCAGCTTGAGCAGCTTGCATTTCTTCATTAGAAGGTAAACGACCAGTTTGACGATAGAAAGCAAACTCTTCTGGAGTCACTTCACGACCATTAATTTTATAACGACGGTTTTCTGTGGAATAACCACCCATGTTACCCATCAATTGATTGAATAAATCATTCATGCTACCGAAATCGCTACCAAAGTTATTGAAATTGTTGTTCATATAAATTACCTCACTTTTTTACTACAAGTATATCTGTTTGACTTTTTAAGTCTGTTTAATTTCTTGCTTTATTTCTAGGTTTCTTCAACCTTATGACATTATAATAATCTGATTAAGTCAAAAAGTCAATAGGTCAAATTAAAAATTTTTGACTTTTTTTGACTTTTATTTTGACTAATATGATTTATGCACCAAGAATACAGATAAATACTGGGTTTATGGTGGGTAAATAATTTTGAACTTTTGAATTTTTTATATAAAAAACAAAAGACCATTCGATGAATGGTCTTTTTATTAACAATATTACTTTGATTTTTTATATTCTGATCTAAATCCATCACGAAGCACTGCATAGCGTAATAAATTTCTTATAAAGGATTGTACATTAGGATTCCGCCACTCTAACAAACGGGAGTTATCAAGACAACCTAAGTATATTTTATTATCTTTTACTAATTCAGGAGCTCTTTTTTGAACATAAGAAAGTAATTCCTTTTTAGGTAACGCTCCATCTCGACCTCTTGTTATGGCACCATTGTGTGTAATTTCAATCATATTGGTATTGATATCAAACTTACAAAATTTATCCAAATTCAACTGTAATGAATGATGTCTAGTTTCTTTATTTGTTATAGATACATTCAACTGAGTTCTACCAATGCTATTACCCCAATGTGGGTCATTTTCAGTATGTGCGGTAGCACATATACTAATCCCCAAAACCTGATCTTTCCCTTCATAATCCCGGGCTATAAATAAACGTGTCCAGTTTTGATAAGACCCACCTCCTCTGTTTCCAAAAAAAGTAAACCCTCTAAAGCAATCTTACATTACACCTATTTTTTCTAAAATATTCGGAGATGAAATCTTTTTTAATAATAATAAATTTAAAAAATTAAGGTAAAACTCATAGTTTTCTTCAGGACTATCCTCTCCGATATATCCCATATTCAAAAATTTATTTTGCAATCTTTTTGACTTAATATCCTCAAATGTATATGGTTTATCTTTGTTTTCCTTAATAAACCTCACTTTAGATTTTAAAAACTCTTGATAAGTCGGAATTTTATTAACTTCTTTATACCTACCATTCTTAAATTGATAAACCACAGCATTGATACCATTAACAAGCATGATATATTCAGCATCTAATATATCCCGATATCTTATTGCTTGATCTAATACCATATTACATTCAACATCAATATAAGGGGCTTTACACTCTATTACCAATAAAACTTCTTCTTGTTTATCATCACGATAAACTACGATATCAGCTCTTCCCCTTAAACCTTTTTTCACATGGCACATAGGTTCTTCTACACGAATTCGTTCAATAGGTACTCCTAGTCTCTTTTGTAAAAATATAATTGTTTTTTGCCGAACCTCTTCTTCCGGTTTTTTCTGGACTAAAAAATATCTAATGGGATCAAAATAACACTTCTCATCTTGTTTATGTTCTTTAAGTTTTATTAAGTTAAAAATACTCTCGATATTTTTCATACCAATCACCCTTTACACACTTCATCATTTCTTCATTTTCAACATTATATCATATATAAAACTTACTGTCTTTTTGGGACTACTTTATGCATAAAAAAGCGGATAGCTCATTACGAGCTATCCGCTTATTTCTTTGGTGATCCAGGAGGGATTCGAACCCCCGACCCACGGCTTAGAAGGCCGTTGCTCTATCCAACTGAGCTACTGAACCATGTGGATTACCTATATATGTAATTATCTATTATAGTATAAATTATGTACTATATATCGTCAATATTACGTTTTACCCTAAAAAAGGCAAAAAAAAATGGAGCGGGTGAAGGGAATCGAACCCTCGCGACCAGCTTGGAAGGCTGGGGCTCTACCATTGAGCTACACCCGCAAAAAAAAATGGTCGGAGCAGCAGGATTCGAACCTGCGACCCCCTGGTCCCAAGCCAGGTGCGCTACCAAACTGCGCTATGCCCCGTCATTAATTACTTGCTAATTATAGCAAACCTGGTAGTTGATGTCAACCACTACTCTTGCTGAGTTTTTTACTCTTTTGAGTATCGCTCTGCAACGAAAATTATTATATCATCGATACAAAATAGTGACAAGTACTTTTTTACAACTTCATTAATTTTTTAAATTTTATTAGTTTATATGAAAAAACATGCACCTCTTTCGAGATGCATGTCATTATAGTTTATATTATCTTACCGAGTTCTTAAATAGCTATTAAGCCATTAAAGTAAGACTATTACCTAT is part of the Veillonella sp. genome and encodes:
- a CDS encoding LamB/YcsF family protein gives rise to the protein MSHYIDLNSDLGESFGNYTLGMDSEVLNHVTSANVACGWHAGDPLIMEATVKMCKEKGVAVGAHPGYPDLMGFGRRKMAVSPDEARAYMVYQLGALQGFCNQYDVELQHMKLHGAFYNMACVTPDLADAVLDGLEAVNPKVRAMVLSGSYIAKEAERRGIPVIQEVFADRGYTEEGTLVPRTEEGAFIKDPQEALERVLMMVQEGKVVTNTGKIIDIVADSVCVHGDNPKAIAFTKYIREGLTKAGVVVANFQNR
- a CDS encoding ATP-dependent Clp protease ATP-binding subunit, whose translation is MNNNFNNFGSDFGSMNDLFNQLMGNMGGYSTENRRYKINGREVTPEEFAFYRQTGRLPSNEEMQAAQAAQQGKMKQDGILAKLGTNLTQQARDGKLDPVIGRNKEIQETAEILARRTKNNPVLVGDAGVGKTAVVEGLAQAIVNGDVPAAIKNKEIISIDISGLEAGTQYRGSFEENIQNLIKEVKAAGNIILFFDEIHQILGAGSTGDGQGSKGLADILKPALSRGEMTVIGATTQDEYRNTIMKNAALARRFNEVKVNAPSPEDTFKILQGIRPLYEAHHNIELPDAVLKAAVDYSVQYIPQRSLPDKAIDLIDVTAAHLASQHPVTDIKTLEADIAEAKAKQEEFAQKEDYESAINEKMRIQKLQEEIDNHTENQKVVAKVNDVAEAVERMTGIPVSQMGASDIERLKDMKSRLQAHVIGQDKAVEAVSKAIRRNRAGFDEGNRPIGSFLFVGPTGVGKTELAKQLALDMFGNKDAIIRLDMSEYSDRTAVSKLIGATAGYVGYEDNSNTLTERVRRNPYSIVLFDEIEKADPQVITLLLQVLDDGRLTDGQGNTVNFKNTVIIATSNAGFGYGSDNNDENKVDVMDRIAPFFRPEFLNRFNAVIEFNQLSKEDLKKIVDLMLDQVNKTLAKKQITLDVTDAAKDLLMEQGYDKTMGARPLRRVIESEIRDNVTDYYLDHIDAKHLLADVVDGHIVISDKDAANTSDAKSDDDKSADHSKQADDAASKDNK
- a CDS encoding type I restriction enzyme HsdR N-terminal domain-containing protein, with translation MKNIESIFNLIKLKEHKQDEKCYFDPIRYFLVQKKPEEEVRQKTIIFLQKRLGVPIERIRVEEPMCHVKKGLRGRADIVVYRDDKQEEVLLVIECKAPYIDVECNMVLDQAIRYRDILDAEYIMLVNGINAVVYQFKNGRYKEVNKIPTYQEFLKSKVRFIKENKDKPYTFEDIKSKRLQNKFLNMGYIGEDSPEENYEFYLNFLNLLLLKKISSPNILEKIGVM